TATTTAAAATGAATGAATTCGTTATTTCAAGTGGACACTCTAAAGTTATACGTGGTGCAAGTGGATATATTGATGAAGTAGATGAAGCAAGGATGGTTGTACCGAAAGTTGCAGAATATCTAAAAGAATTAGATTGTAAAGTACATACATTTAATGATGATACGTTAAAGACACAACGGGATAATATCAAGACAATTGTAAAATATCACAATGGTAAAAGTCGGGATTTAGATGTATCTGTACATTTTAATGCTGGTACAAAGGAAGTCGGTGGTACAGAAGTGCTTTATTATGGAGACGGAAATAAAGCATTGGCTAAAAGTGTAGAAGGCTATTTCAGAAGCACTTGGAATTAGTGATTGTGGTGCGAAGAAAAGAACTGATCTCGGATTTTTAAAGGGAACAGCTAAACTAGCTATTCTGATTGAAATATGTTTTGTTGATACTAAAACCAATGCTGATGCATACAAAAAGAACTTCGATAAATGTTGTAAGGCTATAGCTGAAACTTTATCAGATAAAAAGTTGAAAGAACAAGCTAAACCAGTTGATAAGAAAAGTGTTTTACATAAGGTACAAGTCGGAGCTTTCTCTGATGAAAAGAATGCAACTAAGTTAACGGCAGGGTTAAAGAAAAAAGGATATTCAGCTAGTATTGTAAAAGGGTAAAATCATAACCCATACTCCTTTTTGAGTATGAGCTATTTTGTCTTAATCATAAATAAATCACTATACTAGTAGGTCTGAAAAACTATTCCTCATAAGTCAAAACTTCATTTTTGTTGCCCTAAATAAATCTTTTGCAGCCTCAATGTCATAACTTATTAAATGACTTTTAACATGAATCTGTGATTGTTCAGGGTTTAATTTCCTAATAGTTTTTTAGTAGGTGGATTTTTCAATTTCAAAGAATCATAGTTATTTGATTACTTTTTTAACAGATTTGGATTTAATGGAAAACTAGGTTCACTTGATATGCTATTAATTAAGTCAGAGAGTTTGATCATGCATGTAGCCTATCGATTTAAGATGAAGCAGAAAAGTTATATTAATGATTTAAGGAAGGATGTTCAACAATTGAAGGTAGTGGCTAATTATTTTAAATGGTATATAGACATAGTCCCAGTGCTAGTATTATGGAATATTATTAACCAAAATTTGTTTACAAATACAATTTATGGTTTATAATATTATACGTGATAAAAATAGTTAAAAGGGAGTGGTGAGAACATGGTAAATTTCAAAAGGTTTTTTTATAGTTTCTTAGCTTTAATACTATTAATTGGTTTTATAGGTCCTGGTGTTGGTAATGCCAATACAGTTCAAGATAATTCCAACCAAATTGAATATTCTGATGTTATAAATGACACAGTATTATCTGAAGAGTTAGTAGATATTGAGCAGGAGATAGATAATTACTTAGAAGAAATTCCATATACAGAATCAGATTACGAGAATATGAGTGATGAAGAGTTCGAAGAGGTTTATACCAAATACTTCGAAAGTAATGAATTTTTGCAATTAGAAAAGGAACATGAAACGTTATATAATGAAATAGATGGTGATCAATCAACAATTACTCCAAGGATTGCTCCAATCTTAATTCCTATAGCTGCAGCTGCTGCAAGAGTGGCTTTAAAGACCATAGTAAAGCAAGGTAATAAAATAGCTACAAAATACCTGAAGAATAAGTTGAAATCTGCTGGTAAAAAATATAAGTTAGAATGGAATGTGAAAAATAGTAAAGGTAAAATTACATCATTATTAAAAATAACTCATAAACCCTCTAAAACACAGATTTTTCGTTTAGATAATGGTAAACTCGGACTAAAACCAGGTACAAATGATTGGTTTTGGCATTATCATATAGGTGATACAAAAGGCAAAATGAAGCATCATTATTCATTAAGGTCACTTGTACCATCTAAATATAAGCCGCTATCGAATACAACATTGTATTAAAAAGGAGTAAACTATGAAAATATATGATATTCCCCTTTCGGGTTTTTTAATTAATAATTTAGTAGCTTATGAGAGCGAAGAAAATGATAACCAAATAGTTTACCAAATAAAAAAAGGGAAAGTTCAAGTCTTAGGTGAATTTAGATCAGTAAAATATGATAGTGGTATTGCATATATTATTTTTGCTAATGATGAAGTGATTTCAGTTGACAAGGACATGGTGAAGTTAAAAGACTAAATAAAACCCTTCTCTTTTGAGAGGGGCTTTTTTATATCAGAAAAAAGACTTCAAATTTATTATAGTATGATTACATTAGTAATTAACTTTTAATATCTTCTATTTCTCTTCTTATTTTTCCCCATTATTGTGGGAAGCATTTCAATTATAATTACAACATAGTATCTAAATCACTAATTTCAACTTTACCCGGACGGGATGTGTCAAGATACTTAACTTTACCATATATCCCTCTTTTGTTATTTTCTGTCTTCATGTAAATTACTTTCCTATCTCGATTTTTAAGCTTGTTCGGATTCAAAGGATTTAAAATATATTCATTACCTTGTATTAAATCTATTTTCCTAATAAGTTCTCCATTATTTCCCGAAATAGTTAAAACACTTTTATGGTTAAATTCCTTTATAGAAATAATCTGCATTTTATTATTCCCACTCATTAGGAAGTACTGCTATATTATCATCTGCAAAAGTATCATTGAAAATAACTTCATAACCACTCCCAAACTTATAAGGTTCAACAGTATAATTCTCAAAAGAAACTCCAAGTCCTTTTTCGATATCTTCAATAGATGACTCAGTATCAACTTGCATATGCGCTATTTTACCTTTATAGAAAATTACAGAAGCATAATCAAATACATCATTTTCTCCATAATTAAACTTATCTGCGGTTACAATTGATCCATCTTTCAATTGAAATTTTCCGTTTGGATATTGTGTTTCTTCTGGATCTTGCTTAAACATTGCATTAAATTCATCAGCAGATAGTGAATCTTTAAGACTGTTACTTTCTTTAGGTTCTACTTCCTCATTGCCGTTAGTTGTATCATTAGCAACTTCATTTGACACGTTTTTTGCTGTATCCTTCGCAGGTTCACTAGTTTTTTCTTCATTACTACAAGCTACTAGCATTAAAGCAGCAAAACTTACAATTATTAAATTCTTCATAGATAATCTTCTCCTTGTGGAATATATCCGTATTTATTATAATTCACTTTGATAAAATTATTGAAAAAAAATTACATGCCCTTACTCTAATTAAGTTGGGTTTTGGTTAATCTTAAGATTGATTAATAATATTATTATCATACTTTTTTCAATATTAAATCGTGAATATATCCCCATGCTTGTTGTACTTCATTTATTTCTAATCCCAATAATTCTTCCTGCTTTTTGTACTTGCCAATTAATGAAGGAGCGCCTTCTAACAATTCAACAACTTTGACTACATTTGGATATGGTGTGTAATTTATATCATTGTGAAGTAATCTGTAAGCTCCTGGTGCCTCTTTGACTATGGCATTATACTTAGCTAGAATTTTTAATCTGTTACTTACATTTGTTGTACTAATACTTAAGTGAGATGAAATTTCCTTTTGAGATAAATAAGAAATACCATCTTCATTTTGACTTGTTTCGATAAGGTCTAAAATAGCCATAAATATGTTAAACCGACTTTTTAATTCATCTTTCATTACTCTCACCTACAACTAATTATTTCCTATAAGTCCTATATACACGTTCAGCAATATCTAACCTAAATT
This sequence is a window from Brevibacillus sp. JNUCC-41. Protein-coding genes within it:
- a CDS encoding N-acetylmuramoyl-L-alanine amidase, translated to MNEFVISSGHSKVIRGASGYIDEVDEARMVVPKVAEYLKELDCKVHTFNDDTLKTQRDNIKTIVKYHNGKSRDLDVSVHFNAGTKEVGGTEVLYYGDGNKALAKSVEGYFRSTWN
- a CDS encoding SPOR domain-containing protein → MKEQAKPVDKKSVLHKVQVGAFSDEKNATKLTAGLKKKGYSASIVKG
- a CDS encoding transcriptional regulator, with protein sequence MKDELKSRFNIFMAILDLIETSQNEDGISYLSQKEISSHLSISTTNVSNRLKILAKYNAIVKEAPGAYRLLHNDINYTPYPNVVKVVELLEGAPSLIGKYKKQEELLGLEINEVQQAWGYIHDLILKKV